Proteins from one Desmodus rotundus isolate HL8 chromosome 9, HLdesRot8A.1, whole genome shotgun sequence genomic window:
- the TNFRSF13B gene encoding tumor necrosis factor receptor superfamily member 13B isoform X1, whose translation MEPCPEEQYWDTLLNVCLSCKSICSHRIPRSCTAFCKSLSCRKEQGRYYDQLLRDCISCASICGRHPKQCTYFCENKFRSHVTLQSELRRQKTGKAETKSDNWGRYQGSENRGLEAGPAAPGLTLSTDQLALVYSSLGLCLGAIICCFLLAVACFLKRSGDQSSCRCPARLCWSWAKSSKDHRMEAGSTACRPQEPVETCGFCFPKCGVPTQESAGQLSAPSPSNAERCGCPSPAVAGRACTVSLSPKGTLEAVCWPAQEGGPAA comes from the exons ATGGAGCCATGCCCTGAAGAGCAATACTGGGACACCCTGCTGAATGTCTGCCTCTCCTGCAAATCCATCTGCAGCCATCGGATTCCACGTTCCTGTACGGCCTTCTGCA AGTCACTAAGTTGTCGCAAGGAGCAAGGCAGGTACTATGACCAGCTCCTGAGGGACTGCATCAGCTGTGCCTCTATCTGCGGACGTCACCCTAAGCAGTGCACATACTTTTGTGAGAACAAGTTCCGGAGCCACGTGACCCTTCAATCAGAACTCAGGAGACAGAAGACTGGGAAAGCTGAAACCAAATCAGACAACTGGGGAAGATACCAGGGATCAGAAAACAGAGGCTTAGAGGCAGGTCCAG CTGCCCCAGGGCTGACGCTGAGTACTGACCAGCTGGCCCTGGTCTACAGCAGCTTGGGACTCTGCCTCGGTGCCATCATCTGCTGCTTCCTCCTGGCCGTGGCCTGCTTCCTCAAGAGGAGCGGGGACCAGTCTTCCTGCCGGTGCCCTGCAAGGCTGTGTTGGTCCTGGGCCAAGTCCTCCAAGG ATCACAGGATGGAAGCTGGGAGCACAGCATGCAGGCCGCAGGAACCTGTGGAGACCTGTGGCTTCTGCTTCCCCAAGTGCGGGGTGCCCACCCAGGAGAGTGCAGGCCAGTTGAGTGCCCCCAGCCCCTCGAATGCTGAGAGGTGTGGGTGCCCCAGCCCTGCAGTGGCTGGAAGGGCCTGCACAGTGTCCTTGTCCCCGAAGGGCACCCTGGAGGCTGTGTGCTGGCCTGCCCAGGAAGGGGGGCCAGCTGCGTga
- the TNFRSF13B gene encoding tumor necrosis factor receptor superfamily member 13B isoform X2: MEPCPEEQYWDTLLNVCLSCKSICSHRIPRSCTAFCKSLSCRKEQGRYYDQLLRDCISCASICGRHPKQCTYFCENKFRSHVTLQSELRRQKTGKAETKSDNWGRYQGSENRGLEAGPAAPGLTLSTDQLALVYSSLGLCLGAIICCFLLAVACFLKRSGDQSSCRCPARLCWSWAKSSKDTGPGGL; encoded by the exons ATGGAGCCATGCCCTGAAGAGCAATACTGGGACACCCTGCTGAATGTCTGCCTCTCCTGCAAATCCATCTGCAGCCATCGGATTCCACGTTCCTGTACGGCCTTCTGCA AGTCACTAAGTTGTCGCAAGGAGCAAGGCAGGTACTATGACCAGCTCCTGAGGGACTGCATCAGCTGTGCCTCTATCTGCGGACGTCACCCTAAGCAGTGCACATACTTTTGTGAGAACAAGTTCCGGAGCCACGTGACCCTTCAATCAGAACTCAGGAGACAGAAGACTGGGAAAGCTGAAACCAAATCAGACAACTGGGGAAGATACCAGGGATCAGAAAACAGAGGCTTAGAGGCAGGTCCAG CTGCCCCAGGGCTGACGCTGAGTACTGACCAGCTGGCCCTGGTCTACAGCAGCTTGGGACTCTGCCTCGGTGCCATCATCTGCTGCTTCCTCCTGGCCGTGGCCTGCTTCCTCAAGAGGAGCGGGGACCAGTCTTCCTGCCGGTGCCCTGCAAGGCTGTGTTGGTCCTGGGCCAAGTCCTCCAAGG